In a single window of the Streptomyces cinnabarinus genome:
- a CDS encoding 3-hydroxybutyryl-CoA dehydrogenase — translation MSSGIRRIGVVGGGQMGAGIAEVCARAGLDTVVCEADAIAAGAARERVAASLERAVRRGKLDPAAAQDALARLTFSGTLEDLADRQLVVEAVIENPGAKAEVFAALDKIVQDPAAVLATNTSSLPVMRLGMATSRADRVVGLHFFNPVPVLPLVEVVSTLHTAPGTVAVVRDFVTGTLGKTVVHSRDRAGFVVNALLIPYLLAGIRMAESGFATATDIDTAMELGCAHPMGPLKLADLIGLDTVAAIAEALYEEFKEPLHATPPLLRRMVEAGLLGRKTGRGFHVY, via the coding sequence ATGAGCAGCGGTATCCGGCGCATCGGAGTGGTCGGCGGTGGACAGATGGGCGCGGGCATCGCCGAGGTGTGCGCACGGGCCGGACTCGACACGGTGGTCTGCGAGGCCGACGCGATCGCCGCCGGCGCCGCCCGGGAGCGGGTGGCCGCCTCCCTGGAGCGTGCCGTGCGCCGCGGCAAGCTGGACCCGGCCGCCGCCCAGGACGCCCTCGCCCGCCTGACCTTCAGCGGAACGCTGGAGGACCTGGCCGACCGGCAGCTCGTCGTCGAGGCCGTCATCGAGAACCCCGGTGCCAAAGCGGAGGTGTTCGCCGCACTGGACAAGATCGTCCAGGATCCGGCGGCCGTCCTGGCGACCAACACCTCCTCCCTCCCGGTGATGCGGCTCGGCATGGCCACCAGCCGCGCGGACCGGGTGGTGGGCCTGCACTTCTTCAACCCGGTGCCGGTGCTGCCGCTGGTCGAGGTGGTGTCCACCCTGCACACGGCTCCGGGGACGGTCGCCGTCGTACGGGACTTCGTCACCGGCACCCTGGGCAAGACCGTCGTCCACTCCCGGGACCGGGCGGGCTTCGTGGTCAACGCGCTGCTCATCCCGTACCTGCTCGCCGGGATCCGGATGGCGGAGTCCGGCTTCGCCACCGCCACCGACATCGACACCGCGATGGAACTGGGCTGCGCCCACCCCATGGGCCCGCTGAAGCTGGCGGACCTGATCGGTCTCGACACCGTGGCCGCGATCGCCGAGGCGCTGTACGAGGAGTTCAAGGAGCCCCTGCACGCCACTCCCCCGCTGCTGCGGCGGATGGTCGAGGCCGGGCTGCTGGGGCGCAAAACCGGGCGGGGATTCCACGTGTACTGA
- the aceB gene encoding malate synthase A — protein MSVTALSHRLRVLAPPGHRHDEILTPAALDFVGRLAAEFGPRRQDLMKERRRQALRLATGSPLDFPMVTATVRDDPGWRVAPPAPGLTDRRVEITGPPDRRMTVNALNSGASVWMADFEDATSPLWDHIVGGQLNLLDAIERRIDFTTPQGREYRLGERLATIVVRPRGWHLDEEHLEFEGRPVPAALVDFGLYFFHCAQRQIDAGHGPYFYLPKLENRYEARLWNDIFVRAQELLGIPRGTVRATVLIETITAAFEMEEILHELREHGAGLNAGRWDYLFSLIKTFGHRSDFLLPDRARVTMTAPFLRAYTELLVRTCHRRGAHAIGGMAAQVPGADPEARTAALATVRLDKEREAEDGFDGSWVAHPGLVPVCREVFDGVLGERPHQIDRTRDDVDVRAADLLSVRRISGPPTPDGVRANIAVSVRYFAAWLRGKGAVALYGLMEDAATAEIARVQIWQWLRHRVIDRVTVLELLDSEVAALRAEDASAPVDEIRALFQRNALSGELPPFFTPEAYTRHLVRHAEARS, from the coding sequence ATGTCCGTCACCGCCCTCTCCCACCGCCTCCGCGTCCTCGCGCCCCCAGGCCACCGGCACGACGAGATCCTCACGCCCGCCGCCCTGGACTTCGTGGGCCGGCTGGCCGCCGAGTTCGGCCCGCGCCGCCAGGACCTGATGAAGGAACGGCGCCGCCAGGCCCTGCGGCTGGCCACCGGCTCACCGCTCGACTTCCCCATGGTCACCGCCACCGTCCGGGACGACCCCGGCTGGCGGGTCGCACCGCCCGCGCCCGGCCTGACCGACCGGCGGGTCGAGATCACCGGCCCACCGGACCGCCGGATGACGGTCAACGCCCTCAACTCCGGTGCCAGTGTCTGGATGGCCGACTTCGAGGACGCCACGTCCCCGCTGTGGGACCACATCGTCGGCGGCCAGCTGAACCTCCTCGACGCCATCGAGCGCCGGATCGACTTCACCACCCCGCAGGGCAGGGAGTACCGGCTCGGCGAGCGGCTCGCCACGATCGTGGTCCGGCCGCGCGGCTGGCATCTGGACGAAGAGCACCTGGAGTTCGAGGGGCGGCCGGTGCCCGCCGCGCTGGTCGACTTCGGTCTGTACTTCTTCCACTGCGCCCAGCGCCAGATCGACGCCGGGCACGGCCCGTACTTCTATCTGCCCAAGCTGGAGAACCGCTACGAGGCCCGACTGTGGAACGACATCTTCGTCAGGGCCCAGGAGCTGCTCGGCATACCGCGCGGCACCGTCCGGGCCACCGTCCTGATCGAGACGATCACCGCCGCCTTCGAGATGGAGGAGATCCTCCACGAGCTGCGTGAGCACGGCGCCGGGCTCAACGCGGGCCGCTGGGACTACCTGTTCAGCCTGATCAAGACGTTCGGACATCGCTCCGACTTCCTCCTTCCGGACCGGGCGAGGGTGACCATGACCGCCCCGTTCCTGCGGGCGTACACCGAACTGCTGGTGCGCACCTGCCACAGGCGGGGCGCGCACGCCATCGGCGGCATGGCCGCCCAGGTGCCCGGGGCGGACCCCGAGGCGCGTACGGCGGCGCTCGCCACGGTCCGGCTGGACAAGGAGCGGGAGGCGGAGGACGGCTTCGACGGCTCCTGGGTGGCTCACCCGGGGCTCGTCCCCGTCTGCCGTGAGGTCTTCGACGGCGTGCTCGGCGAACGGCCCCACCAGATCGACCGGACGCGCGACGACGTGGACGTGCGGGCGGCGGATCTGCTCTCGGTGCGTCGGATCAGCGGCCCGCCGACGCCCGACGGCGTGCGCGCCAACATCGCCGTCTCGGTGCGCTACTTCGCCGCGTGGCTGCGGGGCAAGGGGGCGGTCGCGCTGTACGGGCTGATGGAGGACGCGGCGACCGCGGAGATCGCCCGGGTGCAGATCTGGCAGTGGCTGCGGCACCGGGTGATCGACCGGGTGACGGTGCTGGAGCTGCTCGACTCCGAAGTGGCGGCGCTGCGGGCGGAGGACGCGTCGGCGCCCGTCGACGAGATCCGTGCGCTCTTCCAACGGAACGCGCTGAGCGGCGAGTTGCCGCCCTTCTTCACCCCGGAGGCCTACACCCGCCATCTGGTGCGCCACGCGGAGGCACGCTCATGA
- the aceA gene encoding isocitrate lyase, with the protein MAEARTQAAEELARRWATDARWQGIERTYPAEDVIRLSGSVREEHTLARRGAERLWRQLHERDYVHALGALTGGQAVQQVKAGLQAIYLSGWQVAADANQAGHTYPDQSLYPVNSVPQVVRRINNALLRADQIATAEGAGDTTDWLAPIVADAEAGFGGPLNAFELTKAMIAAGAAGIHYEDQLASEKKCGHLGGKVLVPTSQHIRTLNAARLAADIADVPTVIVARTDALAANLLTSDVDERDAEFVTGERTAEGFYRVRNGMAPVIARGLAYAPYADLIWVETGTPDLAQAREFAEAIHAQYPDQMLAYNCSPSFNWKAALDDDRIAKFQRELGAMGYRFQFITLAGFHSLNHGMFDLARGYAEHGMTAYVDLQEREFAAQEHGFTAVRHQREVGTGYFDLVSTAVNPASATTALAGSTEEEQFH; encoded by the coding sequence ATGGCAGAGGCGAGGACGCAGGCGGCCGAGGAACTCGCGCGGCGCTGGGCCACCGACGCACGGTGGCAGGGCATCGAGCGCACCTACCCGGCCGAGGACGTGATCCGACTGTCCGGCAGCGTCCGCGAGGAGCACACCCTGGCCCGCCGGGGCGCCGAGCGGCTCTGGCGGCAGCTGCACGAGCGGGACTATGTCCACGCGCTCGGCGCGCTCACCGGCGGGCAGGCCGTCCAGCAGGTGAAGGCCGGGCTCCAGGCGATCTACCTGTCCGGCTGGCAGGTCGCCGCCGATGCCAACCAGGCCGGTCACACCTACCCCGACCAGAGCCTGTACCCGGTCAACTCGGTGCCGCAGGTGGTCCGTCGGATCAACAACGCCCTCCTGCGCGCCGACCAGATCGCCACCGCGGAAGGGGCGGGCGACACGACGGACTGGCTCGCGCCGATCGTCGCCGACGCCGAGGCCGGGTTCGGCGGTCCGCTGAACGCCTTCGAGCTGACCAAGGCGATGATCGCGGCCGGGGCGGCCGGCATCCACTACGAGGACCAGCTCGCCTCGGAGAAGAAGTGCGGCCATCTAGGCGGCAAGGTGCTCGTGCCCACCTCCCAGCACATCCGCACCCTGAACGCGGCCCGCCTCGCCGCCGACATCGCCGACGTCCCGACGGTGATCGTCGCCCGTACGGACGCCCTGGCCGCCAACCTCCTCACCAGCGATGTCGACGAGCGGGACGCGGAGTTCGTCACCGGCGAGCGGACCGCCGAGGGCTTCTACCGGGTCCGCAACGGCATGGCCCCCGTCATCGCCCGCGGCCTCGCCTACGCCCCGTACGCCGACCTGATCTGGGTCGAGACCGGCACCCCCGACCTCGCCCAGGCCCGCGAGTTCGCCGAGGCCATCCACGCCCAGTACCCGGACCAGATGCTGGCCTACAACTGCTCGCCCTCCTTCAACTGGAAGGCGGCGCTGGACGACGACCGGATCGCCAAGTTCCAGCGGGAGCTGGGGGCGATGGGCTACCGGTTCCAGTTCATCACCCTGGCCGGGTTCCACTCCCTCAACCACGGCATGTTCGACCTCGCCCGCGGCTACGCCGAGCACGGCATGACCGCCTACGTCGACCTCCAGGAGCGGGAGTTCGCCGCCCAGGAGCACGGTTTCACCGCCGTGCGACACCAACGCGAGGTCGGCACCGGCTACTTCGACCTCGTCTCCACCGCCGTGAACCCCGCTTCCGCCACGACCGCGCTCGCCGGCTCGACCGAGGAGGAGCAGTTCCACTAG
- a CDS encoding short-chain fatty acyl-CoA regulator family protein: MSQAQLARVLGISPSYLNQMEHDSRPLTVPVLLRLTEAFGVDPGFFSERDTTRLVADLREALTQELAESRVSPADLADVAGRLPAVAQVLLDLARRNQLLSERLAGATDARARDRATALSPHEEMRDFFYRRQNYLHDTDVAAERLAGELGIRPGEVLGALTARLADTHGVRLAAQAGGRLHRYDDTTRTLHLSTHLRPGQRAFRMATQLALLEHGEDLDRQAAEDFPAGSPTHALARIGIAHYFAAALILPYTAFHTAAEEFRYDIERLTDRYGLGYETVCHRLSTLQRPRLRGVPFSFVRVDRAGNMSKRQSATGFHFSRAGGTCPLWNVYEAFAAPGRIHLQVAEMPDGQRYLWTARAVTRHRGGWGEPGKTYAIGLGCEIRHAHRLVYSDGLDLANDSAVTAIGMGCRVCERLECPQRAAPPLGRSLRIDQNSSTFVPYPVTDPS; the protein is encoded by the coding sequence ATGAGCCAGGCCCAACTGGCCCGGGTCCTCGGCATCTCGCCCAGCTATCTCAACCAGATGGAACACGACTCCCGGCCACTCACCGTCCCGGTCCTGCTCCGGCTGACCGAGGCTTTCGGCGTCGACCCGGGCTTCTTCTCCGAACGTGACACCACCCGGCTGGTGGCGGACCTGAGGGAAGCGCTCACGCAGGAACTCGCCGAGTCCCGGGTGTCCCCGGCCGACCTCGCCGACGTCGCGGGGCGTCTGCCCGCCGTGGCACAGGTGCTGCTCGACCTCGCCCGGCGCAACCAACTGCTCTCCGAGCGGCTCGCCGGAGCGACGGACGCCCGTGCCCGCGACCGCGCCACGGCGCTCTCACCCCACGAGGAGATGCGGGACTTCTTCTACCGCCGCCAGAACTATCTGCACGACACCGACGTCGCCGCCGAACGCCTCGCCGGTGAACTCGGCATCCGGCCCGGCGAGGTGCTCGGCGCCCTGACCGCACGCCTGGCCGACACCCACGGTGTGCGCCTGGCCGCGCAGGCCGGAGGCCGACTGCACCGCTACGACGACACGACCCGCACCCTGCACCTGTCGACCCACCTGCGGCCCGGTCAGCGGGCCTTCCGCATGGCGACCCAGCTCGCCCTGCTGGAACACGGCGAGGACCTCGACCGCCAGGCCGCCGAGGACTTCCCGGCCGGGTCGCCCACCCACGCCCTGGCCCGCATCGGCATCGCGCACTACTTCGCCGCCGCGCTGATCCTGCCGTACACCGCCTTCCACACGGCGGCCGAGGAGTTCCGCTACGACATCGAACGCCTCACCGACCGCTACGGCCTCGGCTACGAGACCGTCTGCCACCGCCTGAGCACCCTCCAGCGGCCCCGGCTGCGCGGCGTGCCGTTCTCGTTCGTCCGGGTGGACCGCGCCGGGAACATGTCCAAGCGGCAGTCGGCGACCGGCTTCCACTTCTCCCGGGCCGGCGGCACCTGCCCGCTGTGGAACGTCTACGAGGCATTCGCCGCGCCCGGCCGCATCCACCTCCAGGTCGCCGAAATGCCGGACGGGCAGCGCTACTTGTGGACGGCCCGCGCGGTGACCCGGCACCGCGGCGGGTGGGGAGAGCCCGGCAAGACGTATGCCATCGGGCTGGGTTGCGAGATCCGCCATGCCCACCGGCTGGTCTACTCCGACGGGCTCGACCTGGCCAATGACTCGGCCGTGACCGCCATCGGCATGGGGTGCCGGGTCTGTGAGCGGCTGGAGTGCCCGCAGCGGGCCGCGCCGCCGCTCGGCCGTTCCCTGCGCATCGACCAGAACAGCAGTACCTTCGTGCCGTATCCGGTCACCGACCCCTCATGA
- a CDS encoding energy-coupling factor ABC transporter ATP-binding protein: protein MSELVALRGASYAYEEGPTVLDGLDFEVREGRALALLGRNGSGKTTLMRLLSGGLRPREGQLTVEGRAVSYDRKGLTRLRTTVQLVVQDPDDQLFAASVGQDVSFGPLNLGLSDAEVRARVEEALAALDITALAERPTHLLSYGQRKRTAIAGAVAMRPRVLILDEPTAGLDPDGQERLLATLDGLRANGTTVVMATHDVDLALRWADDAALLTPGGARTGPAPEMLARTDLLKEAGLRLPWGVAAAELLRGQGLLGGGAAGPRTPEELAALAAPIPADG from the coding sequence ATGAGCGAGTTGGTCGCCCTCAGGGGCGCGTCCTACGCCTACGAGGAAGGGCCGACCGTGCTCGACGGCCTGGACTTCGAGGTGCGCGAGGGGCGGGCGCTGGCCCTGCTCGGCCGCAACGGCAGCGGCAAGACGACACTGATGCGGCTGCTGAGCGGGGGACTTCGGCCGCGCGAGGGCCAACTGACCGTCGAGGGACGGGCGGTGTCGTACGACCGCAAGGGGCTGACCCGGTTGCGGACGACCGTTCAGCTGGTGGTGCAGGATCCCGACGACCAGCTCTTCGCGGCCTCGGTCGGGCAGGACGTGTCCTTCGGGCCGCTCAACCTCGGACTCTCCGACGCCGAGGTGCGGGCGCGGGTCGAGGAGGCGCTCGCCGCGCTGGACATCACGGCGCTCGCCGAGCGGCCCACGCATCTGCTCTCCTACGGGCAGCGCAAGCGGACCGCGATCGCCGGTGCCGTGGCGATGCGGCCCCGGGTGCTGATCCTCGACGAGCCGACCGCCGGGCTCGACCCGGACGGGCAGGAGCGGCTGCTGGCCACGCTCGACGGACTGCGGGCGAACGGCACCACCGTGGTCATGGCCACGCACGACGTCGACCTCGCCCTGCGCTGGGCCGACGACGCGGCGCTCCTCACTCCGGGTGGCGCCCGCACCGGCCCCGCGCCCGAGATGCTGGCCCGCACCGATCTCCTGAAGGAGGCCGGACTGCGGTTGCCGTGGGGTGTCGCGGCAGCCGAACTGCTGCGGGGGCAGGGTCTGTTGGGTGGAGGTGCGGCGGGTCCGCGTACGCCTGAGGAGCTTGCCGCGCTGGCCGCCCCGATACCGGCCGATGGGTGA
- the cbiQ gene encoding cobalt ECF transporter T component CbiQ, whose product MLPIDAAAHSSRWRRRHPVDKAVLGLGLTVLAISLPPWPGAALVLVTALAVLLGPAGVPGRKLWRAYRVPLGFCITGAATLLVQVGGPDGFVSLADDGAVRAGELLLRTSAASLGVLLFAFTTPMSDLLPRLVKAGVPPAVVDVALVTYRMSFLLLDSMRRIRDAQGARLGHTTRAATWRSLGGLGATAFVRAFDRATRLQAGLAGRGYDGTLRVLVPEARISVRFTAASCGLLVALAALTLVLEGPLS is encoded by the coding sequence GTGCTGCCCATCGACGCGGCGGCGCACAGCAGTCGCTGGCGCCGCCGCCATCCCGTGGACAAGGCCGTGCTCGGGCTCGGTCTCACCGTGCTCGCGATCTCGCTGCCGCCCTGGCCCGGCGCCGCGCTGGTCCTGGTGACCGCCCTCGCCGTGCTGCTGGGTCCGGCGGGCGTGCCGGGCCGGAAGCTGTGGCGGGCCTACCGGGTGCCTCTGGGCTTCTGCATCACCGGCGCAGCCACGCTGCTGGTCCAGGTGGGCGGGCCGGACGGCTTCGTCTCCCTCGCCGACGACGGCGCGGTGCGGGCCGGGGAGTTGCTGCTGCGCACCTCCGCGGCCTCCCTGGGCGTGCTGCTGTTCGCGTTCACCACGCCCATGTCGGACCTGTTGCCGCGGCTGGTGAAGGCCGGCGTGCCACCGGCCGTGGTCGACGTGGCACTGGTGACCTACCGGATGAGCTTTCTGCTGCTGGACTCGATGCGGCGGATCCGGGACGCCCAGGGAGCGCGGCTCGGGCACACCACGCGGGCCGCGACGTGGCGGTCCCTGGGCGGGCTCGGGGCCACCGCGTTCGTGCGCGCCTTCGACCGGGCCACCCGGCTTCAGGCGGGGCTCGCCGGGCGCGGCTACGACGGCACGCTTCGCGTGCTGGTGCCCGAGGCCCGGATCTCGGTCCGTTTCACGGCGGCGAGCTGCGGGCTGCTCGTGGCGCTGGCCGCCCTCACCCTCGTACTGGAAGGTCCCCTGTCATGA
- a CDS encoding energy-coupling factor ABC transporter substrate-binding protein, with product MSRNTKINLLLLLAVALLAVMPLVLGMGDHKEEPFTGADGEAETAITEIEPDYEPWFSPLYEPPSGEIESALFSLQAAIGAGVLAYYFGLRRGRKQGELRARERDAVGVGSAGESDGEGV from the coding sequence ATGAGCCGTAACACCAAGATCAACCTGCTGCTTCTGCTCGCGGTGGCCCTGCTCGCGGTGATGCCGCTGGTCCTCGGGATGGGCGATCACAAGGAGGAGCCGTTCACCGGCGCCGACGGCGAGGCGGAGACGGCGATCACCGAGATCGAACCGGACTACGAGCCGTGGTTCTCCCCGCTGTACGAGCCGCCGTCCGGGGAGATCGAGTCGGCGCTGTTCTCCCTCCAGGCGGCCATCGGAGCCGGTGTCCTCGCCTACTACTTCGGGCTGCGGCGCGGCCGCAAGCAGGGTGAGCTGCGGGCCCGGGAGCGGGATGCCGTGGGCGTGGGAAGTGCCGGGGAGTCGGACGGCGAAGGGGTCTGA
- a CDS encoding energy-coupling factor ABC transporter permease → MHIAEGFLPPAHAVAWGVASAPFVVHGVRSLTREVREHPESTLLLGASGAFTFVLSALKLPSVTGSCSHPTGTGLGAILFRPPIMAVLGTITLLFQALLLAHGGLTTLGANVFSMAIVGPWAGYAVYKLLRRYDVPLMVAVFCGAFVADLSTYCVTSVQLALAFPDPSSGFLGALGKFGSIFAVTQIPLAVSEGLLTVLVMRLLVQSSKGELTRLGVLLSGGKRVPAESNEAVAR, encoded by the coding sequence ATGCACATAGCCGAGGGTTTCCTGCCACCGGCGCACGCGGTCGCCTGGGGCGTCGCGTCCGCGCCGTTCGTCGTCCACGGAGTACGGTCACTCACCCGTGAGGTCAGGGAGCACCCGGAGAGCACCCTGCTCCTCGGCGCCTCCGGGGCCTTCACCTTCGTCCTGTCCGCCCTCAAGCTGCCGTCGGTGACGGGGAGTTGTTCCCATCCCACCGGCACCGGCCTCGGGGCCATCCTGTTCCGGCCGCCGATCATGGCGGTCCTGGGCACCATCACCCTGCTCTTCCAGGCCCTGTTGCTCGCCCACGGCGGCCTGACCACGCTCGGCGCCAATGTCTTCTCGATGGCGATCGTCGGGCCATGGGCGGGCTACGCGGTCTACAAGCTGCTCCGGCGCTACGACGTGCCGCTGATGGTCGCGGTGTTCTGCGGCGCATTCGTCGCCGACCTGTCCACCTACTGCGTCACCAGCGTCCAGCTGGCACTCGCCTTCCCCGACCCGAGCAGCGGTTTCCTGGGCGCGCTCGGGAAGTTCGGCTCCATCTTCGCGGTCACCCAGATCCCGCTCGCGGTGAGCGAGGGGCTGCTCACGGTGCTGGTGATGCGGCTGCTGGTGCAGTCCAGCAAGGGCGAGCTGACCCGGCTCGGCGTGCTGCTCTCCGGCGGCAAGCGGGTCCCGGCCGAGTCGAACGAGGCGGTGGCCCGATGA
- a CDS encoding LysR family transcriptional regulator has translation MERPELPLPQLHAFVVLAEELHFGHAAARLGIAQPPLSQQIRRLEDKVGHSLFSRGPGRVALTPVGRELLPAARRALGDLADGLAAARAVGGGSSGRLRIGFAASLALTVLPSLLRDFRQRFPGVRLDIREMTTAPQIAALHDRSIDIGLLREPSEAENPDLDFRTVLSEPYVAVLPSAHPLTGQRTVQLTDLSDSPFVLLPREVGPGLYDRILGLCAAAGFVPRVVQDAVEWQTVCALVETGLGVSLAPASIRRIRLKGVAFRRISPGAARTRVAVAWRGNDQNPLVTHLLGAVSQEAPRVP, from the coding sequence ATGGAACGACCCGAGCTTCCCCTCCCCCAACTCCACGCCTTCGTCGTGCTCGCCGAGGAACTCCACTTCGGTCACGCCGCCGCGCGCCTCGGTATCGCCCAGCCGCCACTGAGCCAGCAGATTCGCCGACTGGAGGACAAGGTCGGGCACTCGCTGTTCAGCCGGGGCCCCGGGCGGGTCGCCCTCACCCCCGTCGGGCGTGAGCTGCTTCCCGCCGCCCGCCGGGCCCTCGGTGACCTCGCCGACGGGCTGGCCGCCGCACGCGCCGTCGGCGGCGGCAGTTCCGGCCGACTGCGGATCGGCTTCGCCGCCTCGCTGGCCCTGACCGTGCTGCCCAGTCTGCTGCGGGACTTCCGGCAGCGGTTTCCCGGCGTGCGGCTGGACATCCGGGAGATGACCACGGCCCCACAGATCGCCGCGCTGCACGACCGGAGCATCGACATCGGCCTCCTGCGCGAGCCCTCCGAGGCCGAGAACCCGGACCTCGACTTCCGGACGGTGCTCAGCGAGCCCTACGTGGCCGTACTGCCCAGCGCGCACCCCCTGACCGGGCAACGGACCGTACAGCTCACGGATTTGTCCGACTCCCCGTTCGTGCTGCTCCCCCGGGAGGTGGGTCCGGGGCTGTACGACCGGATCCTCGGCCTGTGCGCGGCGGCGGGGTTCGTTCCGCGGGTCGTTCAGGACGCGGTGGAGTGGCAGACGGTGTGCGCGCTCGTGGAGACCGGGCTGGGTGTCTCCCTGGCTCCGGCGAGCATCCGGCGTATTCGCCTCAAGGGCGTCGCCTTCCGGAGGATCTCTCCCGGGGCCGCCCGTACGCGCGTCGCCGTCGCCTGGCGCGGGAACGACCAGAACCCGCTGGTCACCCATCTCCTCGGGGCCGTCAGCCAGGAGGCACCGCGGGTCCCGTAA
- a CDS encoding RidA family protein, which produces MTERRAILSGSTFEEQIGYARAVVDGAWVHVSGTTGFDYATMTISDDVVEQAEQCLRNIEAALAEAECTFADVVRVRYLLPDREDFEPCWPVLRRCFGEVRPAATMMMCGLADPRMKIEIEVYARRAGGSSGPAGGV; this is translated from the coding sequence ATGACAGAGCGACGCGCGATCCTCAGCGGCTCGACGTTCGAGGAGCAGATCGGCTACGCCCGAGCTGTGGTGGACGGCGCCTGGGTGCATGTGTCCGGCACGACCGGCTTCGACTACGCCACCATGACGATCTCCGACGATGTGGTGGAGCAGGCGGAGCAGTGCCTGCGCAACATCGAGGCCGCGCTGGCCGAGGCGGAGTGCACCTTCGCGGATGTGGTGCGGGTGCGCTACCTCCTGCCCGACCGGGAGGACTTCGAGCCCTGCTGGCCGGTGCTGCGCCGTTGCTTCGGGGAGGTCCGACCGGCGGCGACGATGATGATGTGCGGACTGGCCGACCCCCGGATGAAGATCGAGATCGAGGTCTACGCGCGACGGGCGGGCGGCAGTTCCGGCCCGGCGGGTGGTGTATAG
- a CDS encoding caspase, EACC1-associated type, whose translation MVGVLQDSATVRTTAGREVWRDLLSYELGVFVEPFDAGPVRVWLIRVVRQCAEINGGLHCMARSLEYVEQQSRAVNALWPLVNEWQAIDFFGGVELAPLRPALMSLTSDLLPMAERANASRTRELPPWCGTGWDVFLLLTGYNTPAGQLPPSLAFLDLVRERLAREGRPKDADMMIRWQHRARASLGMQTPADRAASPVSTPAPPPPSREATGGPEPSTCWTVGGAVLVGVGAYEHLPDVPAIHNNLADLQRLLVSEEFGIPPENCRVLADPRDPRRIHAAIEEVMEEVDPASGAFLFYYAGHGRAHPSHGRLLLSMADSREHQTYSYWSFDSLRDQIADFGLSTRLVILDSCYSGSALDLLSGPADASSAAIRGTYVMASSGATEPSTAPDGERYTDFTGQILAALRSGIPGAGPVVDADALFETVRAQCLANGLPVPARQIRNEGSRIPLMRNRAYQVITSSPTTTSRQ comes from the coding sequence ATGGTGGGTGTCCTGCAGGATTCCGCGACGGTCCGGACCACGGCCGGTCGGGAAGTGTGGCGGGACCTGCTCTCCTACGAACTAGGCGTCTTCGTTGAGCCGTTCGACGCTGGCCCGGTGCGGGTATGGCTGATCCGCGTGGTCCGCCAGTGTGCGGAGATAAACGGTGGCTTGCACTGTATGGCGCGGTCGCTGGAATACGTGGAGCAGCAGTCGAGGGCGGTCAACGCGCTGTGGCCGCTCGTGAACGAGTGGCAAGCCATCGACTTCTTCGGTGGCGTCGAACTCGCGCCGCTGCGACCTGCGCTGATGTCCCTTACGTCCGACTTGCTGCCCATGGCGGAGCGCGCAAATGCGTCCAGGACACGGGAACTGCCCCCGTGGTGCGGTACGGGGTGGGATGTCTTCCTCTTGCTGACCGGATACAACACCCCGGCCGGTCAACTCCCACCCAGCCTGGCCTTCCTGGACTTGGTCCGCGAGCGGCTGGCGCGAGAGGGGCGGCCGAAGGACGCCGACATGATGATCCGCTGGCAGCACCGCGCACGCGCATCGCTGGGCATGCAGACCCCTGCGGACCGCGCCGCAAGCCCTGTCTCAACCCCCGCACCGCCGCCTCCCTCCAGGGAGGCGACCGGAGGACCCGAGCCTTCCACCTGCTGGACCGTCGGCGGAGCTGTGCTCGTCGGTGTCGGCGCCTATGAGCACCTTCCCGACGTCCCCGCGATCCACAACAATCTCGCTGACCTGCAACGTCTCCTCGTATCGGAGGAGTTCGGCATCCCGCCAGAGAACTGCCGGGTGCTGGCGGACCCGAGGGACCCCAGACGGATCCACGCCGCCATCGAGGAGGTGATGGAGGAGGTGGACCCGGCGTCCGGCGCGTTTCTCTTCTACTACGCCGGGCACGGCCGGGCGCATCCGTCCCACGGCAGGCTGCTGCTGTCGATGGCGGACTCGCGCGAGCACCAGACGTACTCGTACTGGAGCTTCGACAGCCTGCGCGATCAGATCGCCGACTTCGGCCTGTCCACCCGGCTGGTGATTCTGGACAGTTGCTACAGCGGCTCCGCCCTTGACCTTCTGTCCGGACCGGCCGACGCCTCATCGGCCGCCATTCGCGGCACCTACGTCATGGCGTCATCGGGCGCCACAGAGCCCTCCACGGCCCCCGACGGGGAGCGGTACACCGACTTCACCGGTCAGATCCTCGCCGCGCTGCGGTCGGGGATCCCGGGCGCGGGGCCCGTCGTCGATGCCGACGCGCTCTTCGAGACGGTGCGGGCACAGTGCCTGGCCAACGGGCTGCCGGTGCCCGCCCGGCAGATCCGCAACGAAGGGTCGCGGATCCCCTTGATGCGCAACAGGGCGTATCAGGTCATCACTTCGAGCCCGACCACTACTTCCAGGCAGTAG